A single Scleropages formosus chromosome 4, fSclFor1.1, whole genome shotgun sequence DNA region contains:
- the hkdc1 gene encoding hexokinase HKDC1 isoform X5, with the protein MFAVHLVSFFFSKLKEDQIKKVDRFLYAMRLSDDQLLDISARFRAEMVKGLSAESNATATVRMLPTHVRSIPDGSERGEFLALDLGGSKFKVLRVKVSENGKRKVDMESETYPIPEEVAHGRGTDLFNHVAESLRDFMQKIDVNQKKMPLGFTFSFPCRQSRLDEGVLLSWSKNFKARGVQGTDVVESLREAIDRVGDIDVNVLALVNDTVGTMMTCGFDDQRCEVGLIVGTGTNACYMEEMRHIDLVEGDEGRMCINTEWGAFGEDGALDDFITSFDQEIDAASLNPGKQLFEKMISGMYMGELVRIILLKMARSGLLFGGRVSDALCTKGKLETRHVVLMEKYKEGLQNTKNILTDLDLTPTEDDCVAVQHVCTIVSFRSANLCAAALAAILTRMRESRKLQTLRTTVGVDGTVYRTHPQYAKRLHKVVRRLVPECHVRFVLSESGSGKGAAMVTAVAQRLLAQRREVDQTLAPFVLMAKQLYQVRDRMRRELENGLRLETHATASVKMLPSYVYNTPSGREHGNYLALDLGGTNFRVLVVKVRSSRRRSVRMYNKIYAIPLEIMQGTGEEVHHFFQT; encoded by the exons GTCGACCGGTTCCTGTATGCCATGCGTCTCTCTGACGACCAGCTGCTGGACATTTCCGCCCGTTTCCGTGCAGAGATGGTGAAGGGGCTCTCGGCGGAGAGCAACGCCACGGCCACCGTGAGGATGCTGCCCACCCACGTACGCTCCATACCCGACGGATCAG AGAGGGGCGAGTTCCTGGCCTTGGACTTGGGGGGCTCCAAGTTCAAGGTGCTGCGGGTGAAGGTGTCCGAGAACGGCAAGCGGAAGGTGGATATGGAGAGTGAAACGTACCCCATACCCGAGGAGGTCGCCCACGGCAGAGGCACAGAT CTTTTCAACCACGTGGCCGAGTCCCTGAGGGATTTCATGCAGAAGATTGATGTTAATCAGAAGAAAATGCCCCTGGGATTTACATTCTCCTTCCCCTGCAGGCAGTCCAGACTGGACGAG GGTGTGTTGCTGTCATGGTCTAAGAACTTCAAAGCGCGGGGGGTCCAAGGAACTGACGTGGTGGAGTCTTTAAGGGAGGCCATTGACAGAGTGGGG GATATAGATGTGAACGTCCTGGCACTTGTTAATGACACCGTGGGAACCATGATGACCTGCGGGTTCGATGATCAGCGCTGTGAAGTTGGGCTCATCGTTG GTACGGGTACCAACGCCTGTTACATGGAAGAGATGAGGCACATCGACCTGGTGGAAGGAGACGAGGGCCGCATGTGCATCAACACCGAGTGGGGGGCCTTCGGAGAAGATGGAGCTCTGGACGACTTCATCACCAGCTTCGACCAGGAGATCGACGCCGCATCCCTCAATCCTGGGAAGCAGCT gtttgaaaagaTGATCAGTGGTATGTATATGGGAGAGCTGGTCAGGATCATTCTGCTGAAGATGGCCAGGAGTGGCCTCCTGTTTGGGGGTCGCGTATCTGATGCTTTGTGCACCAAGGGGAAGCTGGAGACCAGACACGTAGTGCTGATGGAAAA GTACAAAGAGGGCCTGCAGAATACGAAGAACATCTTGACTGACCTGGATTTAACACCCACCGAGGATGACTGCGTGGCCGTCCAGCACGTCTGCACCATCGTTTCCTTCCGATCAGCTAACCTGTGCGCCGCGGCGCTGGCTGCCATCCTCACCCGCATGCGGGAGAGCAGGAAGCTGCAGACCCTGCGGACAACGGTGGGCGTGGACGGAACTGTCTACAGGACTCACCCCCA GTACGCCAAGCGGCTGCACAAGGTGGTCCGGCGTTTAGTGCCCGAGTGCCATGTGCGCTTCGTGCTGTCGGAGAGCGGCAGCGGGAAGGGTGCCGCCATGGTGACAGCGGTAGCACAGCGGCTGCTGGCCCAGCGACGGGAGGTGGATCAAACGTTGGCTCCCTTTGTCCTGATGGCCAAGCAGTTGTATCAGGTGCGGGACCGCATGAGGCGGGAGCTGGAGAACGGCCTGAGGCTGGAGACACACGCCACCGCCTCGGTCAAGATGCTGCCCTCCTACGTATACAACACACCCAGTGGGAGAG AGCACGGAAACTATCTGGCGCTCGATCTCGGTGGAACCAACTTCCGTGTGCTTGTGGTCAAGGTCCGGAGCAGCCGGCGCAGGTCTGTCCGCATGTACAACAAGATCTACGCCATCCCCCTGGAGATCATGCAGGGAACTGGAGAGGAGGTGCACCACTTCTTCCAGACTTAA